TGCCGAGCGAAAACTGGCTGGCCGAGCAGATGGACGTGATCGACCCCGATGCCATCCACGCCGCGCGCAGCTATGCCCGTCGTGCCCTGGCGGGCGAACTGGAGGCTCAGTGGCTGGGGCTCTATCACACCCACGAGGTGAGCGGTGAGTATCGCTTCGACCCCCGCGACGCCGGCCGGCGGCGGCTGCGCAATCTGGCGCTCAGCTATCTGGCCGCGCTGGACGGCAAACCGATGCGGCAGTTGGCGGCGAGCCAGTTCGAGCAGGCCGACAACATGACCGACAGCCTTGGTGCGCTGGCCGCGCTGATGCTGATCGACGGAGCTGAGCGCGAACAGGCGCTGGCCACCTTCTACGACCACTGGCGCAACGATCCGCTGGTGCTCGACAAGTGGTTCGCGCTACAGGCCAGCGCGCAGCGCCCGGATACACTGGCGCGGGTCGAGCAGCTCATGCAGAACCCCGCATTCTCGATCCGCACGCCCAACCGCGTGTACTCATTGATCGGCGCCTTCGCCGGCAACCCGACGGGGTTCCACGCCGCCGACGGCTCCGGCTACCGTTTTATCGGCGCGCAGGTCGAGACGCTGAACGCGCTCAATCCTCAGGTCGCGGCGCGCATGGTCGGCGTGTTCACCCGCTGGCGGCGTTACGACGCCGGTCGCCAGGCGCAGATGCGCGCCGAACTGGAGCGGTTGCAGGGCCTGGATCTGTCGCGCGACGTGTACGAAATCGTCAGCAAGAGCCTACAGTAGGCTTCGGCATGAGGTACGGCGGGAGGCGATAGCCTCCCCGCCGCCGTATCGGGTGCTATTGCAGCGCCCGTTCCAGACCCTCCGCCCAGTCGTCGACGAAGGCTTGAATCGATTCGGCGAAATCGGGTTCCAGTTCGCTCTTGTCGATCGTGAAATGCACGATCAGTTCTTGTTTCTGCGCGTCGTAGGTGACCGTCCAGGTCGCCGCGTGCGGGCAGTTGAGCAGTGAGAAGCGCGTTCCGCAGCGCACGTCCATGCGGTCGACATCAAATGCGCCCCACAGGCAGTACAGGCTGCCCTCGCGGGCGTTGTCGACTTCGATCGAGTCGATCAGGCTGCATAGCTCGGGCAGATTGGTCAGTTCCAGCGTCTGCTGAAGGCGGTCGATGTCGAGTGTTGCGCGGGGTGTCTTGTGGTAGAACTCCATGGGAAAATCTGTCCTGGTGGTGAGTGTTCGCGTCGGCGGGGGTGCCGAAGATGCCTATTGTAAGCGGGTTTTGCCCGGGGCAGGCGGCGTCCGCCTTGGGGCATAATGTCGCTTTGCTGCGCCAGGCGGCGTGGCGTGGTATTGCAGGAGACCTGCGGTGAATGCAGACAACCAGAACGTTCGTTTCGATCCCGAACTGATCAGGCGCTACGACCGAGCCGGACCGCGCTACACCTCGTATCCGACGGCGGTGCAGTTCCACGAAGGCTTCGGCGAGGAAGACTACCGCGCCGCCGCGGCGCGCAGCAACGCCGGCGGCCGTGCCCTGTCGCTGTATTTCCATCTGCCGTTCTGCGACACGGTCTGCTACTACTGCGCCTGCAACAAGATCGTGACCAAGGATCGCAGCCGTGCCGCGCCGTATCTGCAGCGCCTGCACCGCGAGCTGGCCATGCAGGGCGAGTTGTTCGACGCCCGGCGCAAGGTCGAGCAACTGCACTGGGGCGGCGGCACGCCGACCTTTCTGTCGCATGCCGAAATGAGCGAACTGGTCGACGTCACCGGCCGGCATTTCGAGCTGGTCGAGGACGGCGAGTATTCCATCGAGATCGACCCGCGCGAGGTCGACGGCGAAACGGTCGGATTGTTGCGCCGGCTCGGTTTCAACCGCCTGAGCCTGGGCGTGCAGGACTTCGACGCGCGGGTGCAGAAGGCGGTCAACCGCATTCAGGGCGAGGCTGAAACGCTGGGCGTGATCGACGCCGCACGCGGCGCGGGCTTCCGCTCGGTCAGCGTCGATCTGATCTACGGCCTGCCGCATCAGAGCGTGGCGAGTTTCGCCGCGACCGTGGACAAGATTATCGCCGCCGCGCCGGATCGCCTGTCGGTGTTCAATTACGCGCACCTGCCTGAACGCTTCAAGCCGCAGCGGCGCATCGCCGCCGCCAATCTGCCGAGCGCAGCGCAGAAGCTGGCGATTCTCGAAGACACCATCGGTCGTCTGACCGCCGCCGGCTATGTCTACATCGGCATGGATCATTTCGCGCGCCCTGACGACGAACTCGCCGTGGCTCAGCGCGAGGGTACGCTGTACCGCAACTTCCAGGGTTATTCGACGCACGCCGACTGCGACCTTGTCGCCGTGGGCGTGACCTCGATCGGCATGATCGCCGACACTTACAGCCAGAACGTGCGTACCGAGGCGGAGTACTTCGAGCGCGTCGATGCCGGGCGGCTGCCGGTGTTTCGCGGTGTGCGCCTGAGCGCGGACGACAGGCTGCGTCGCGCCGTCATTACCGATCTGATCTGTCACTTTCGCGTGGATTACGCCCGCATCAAGGCAGCTTATGGCGTCGTCTTCGAGGACTACTTTGCGGCTGAACTGGCGGTGCTGGAATCCATGCAGAACGACGGGCTGCTCAGGCTCGAAGCATCGGGTATCACGGTTGCGCCGGCGGGTCGGCTGTTGATCCGCAATATTTGCATGGTTTTCGATCGCTATTTAAGCGAGGTGAAAGGCGGATATTCAAAGGTGATCTGACGCGTCGGGCATGCCAGTCAGCGCAACGCGGTGACGATGTCGGGATGACTTCGAGGGTGTCCGACGAAAGCGAAAATTTACGTGCAGGTCAATGGCCTGCGAGCTGCGTGGGCGCTGTGCGAAGATGGAGCGGAAACAGCCTGGCCGGCCCGGGCAGCGCATCTGTCAGGGGTTGCTGTTTGACGCGATATTTCACGCGTTTCGTTGCTCGTTACCCGGCTTCTCGGGGTTGTGGCCTGGGAGGAGCCTCTTGGCGTGCGTTCGAGTTCTTCAGAGCGGCATCGGCCGCGTTACGCAGGCGTTGCAGGGTCGCGCGATCGAATTGGCCTTCGGCGATTGCCGCCAGCGCCTGTGCAGGCAACAACGGTGCGGCATGTCCGAATTGGCGCGTGAAGCGTTCGGCAACATGCCGTGCGAGTTCTGTCATGCGGTTCTCGTCGCCATGCGATTCGGCCATGATGATGGCGATCAGGGATTCGGTGTCGCGTAGCGCGCGCTTTTCGCGCCGTTCGTAGAGCGTTTCGAGTGTGAGCACGATGGAGCGAATGGAGTCGGCGGGATAGCCGCTGGTTTCCAGGTGCTGATATAGCGTG
This genomic stretch from Acidihalobacter ferrooxydans harbors:
- the hemN gene encoding oxygen-independent coproporphyrinogen III oxidase: MNADNQNVRFDPELIRRYDRAGPRYTSYPTAVQFHEGFGEEDYRAAAARSNAGGRALSLYFHLPFCDTVCYYCACNKIVTKDRSRAAPYLQRLHRELAMQGELFDARRKVEQLHWGGGTPTFLSHAEMSELVDVTGRHFELVEDGEYSIEIDPREVDGETVGLLRRLGFNRLSLGVQDFDARVQKAVNRIQGEAETLGVIDAARGAGFRSVSVDLIYGLPHQSVASFAATVDKIIAAAPDRLSVFNYAHLPERFKPQRRIAAANLPSAAQKLAILEDTIGRLTAAGYVYIGMDHFARPDDELAVAQREGTLYRNFQGYSTHADCDLVAVGVTSIGMIADTYSQNVRTEAEYFERVDAGRLPVFRGVRLSADDRLRRAVITDLICHFRVDYARIKAAYGVVFEDYFAAELAVLESMQNDGLLRLEASGITVAPAGRLLIRNICMVFDRYLSEVKGGYSKVI